Proteins encoded by one window of Nasonia vitripennis strain AsymCx chromosome 5, Nvit_psr_1.1, whole genome shotgun sequence:
- the LOC100120583 gene encoding protein MEMO1 has product MALARRASHSGSWYSENGFELNKQLGDWLNAADLSHGPARAIISPHAGYSYCGACAAFAYRQISPVVVRKIFILGPSHHVRLPGCALTQAQVYKTPLYDLHVDQRINKELADTGHFEWMDMDTDEDEHSIEMQLPYIAKVMEDFKDSFTVIPILVGSLSPEREAMYGRLLAPYMADPQTLFIISSDFCHWGQRFRYTYYDRSCGAIHKSIKNLDQMGMNIIENMTPSSFTEYLRKYGNTICGRHPIGVLLQAIQSLKETTNGQRMTLKFLKYAQSSQCNNMNDSSVSYASASMVVE; this is encoded by the exons ATGGCGCTGGCGAGAAGAGCGAGTCACTCCGGTAGCTGGTACTCGGAGAACG GTTTTGAGCTGAATAAGCAGCTTGGGGACTGGCTGAATGCAGCTGACCTGTCTCATGGGCCAGCCAGAGCGATTATATCACC cCATGCTGGCTACAGCTACTGCGGAGCCTGTGCAGCATTCGCCTATCGCCAGATTAGTCCTGTCGTAGT CCGCAAGATATTCATTTTAGGCCCATCCCACCACGTGAGATTACCAGGATGTGCTCTGACTCAGGCTCAGGTCTACAAAACACCACTGTATGACCTGCATGTCGATCAACGAA taaacaaagaacttGCGGATACTGGCCACTTTGAGTGGATGGACATGGACACGGATGAGGATGAGCACAGCATTGAAATGCAACTGCCGTATATTGCTAAAGTTATGGAAGA ctTCAAGGACTCATTTACTGTTATTCCCATTCTTGTTGGATCTCTTAGTCCTGAGCGGGAAGCTATGTATGGAAGACTGCTAGCACCTTACATGGCTGATCCTCAAaccttatttattatttcctcAGACTTCTGTCACTGGGGTCAACGGTTTCGTTATACTTATTATGACAGATCTTGTGGTGCTATTCATAAATCTATCAAGAATCTTGATCAGATG GGAATGAACATAATAGAAAACATGACCCCATCATCATTTACTGaatatttaagaaaatatgGTAACACAATCTGTGGTAGACATCCAATAGGAGTTTTGCTGCAG gcAATCCAAAGCCTTAAAGAGACTACTAATGGCCAACGAATGacgttgaaatttttaaaatatgccCAGAGCAGCCAATGCAATAATATGAATGATAGCTCTGTCAGCTATGCCAGTGCTTCAATGGTAGTTGAatga
- the LOC100120608 gene encoding RWD domain-containing protein 1 yields the protein MDYKEEQSNEIEALDSIYCGELEILEKEPFHKFDIPIKSEEYELDSGNGLACRLEFTYTPKYPDEPLIVTIEDEENFDEGDAEKLMQYLEEQIKENLGTVMVFTLVSAAQEWLNVQWDQTKLSREENAAKKLKAEEEAERKRFEGTRVTVETFLRWKEKFNEETGINKKRELAEKEGKKLTGRELFMTDKTLDQSDLKFLDDGDAVKVDESLFQNLEDLDLDDEDDDDDPDFNPDDSDDSA from the exons ATGGATTACAAAGAGGAACAGTCCAACGAAATAGAAGCTTTGGATTCAATCTATTGTGGTGAACTAGAAA TTCTAGAAAAAGAGCCGTTTCATAAGTTTGACATACCAATCAAGTCCGAAGAGTATGAGCTGGATTCGGGTAACGGGTTAGCCTGTCGATTAGAATTCACGTATACTCCAAAATATCCAGATGAGCCTCTGATTGTTACAATCGAGGACGAGGAAAATTTTGATGAAGGTGATGCTGAAAAACTTATGCAATATTTGGAAGAGCAGATCAAGGAAAATCTGGGAACTGTGATGGTATTTACACTGGTTAGTGCAGCTCAAGAATGGCTTAATGTACAGTGGGACCAAACCAAATTAAGCAGAGAAGAAAATGCAGCCAAAAAGCTtaaagcagaagaagaagctgaaAGA AAAAGGTTTGAGGGAACGCGAGTTACAGTAGAAACATTCCTTCGttggaaagaaaaattcaatgaagAAACAGGAATAAATAAGAAGAGAGAACTAGCCgaaaaagaaggaaagaaACTCACTGGTAGAGAACTTTTCATGACAGACAAGACTTTGGATCAGTCTGACTTGAAATTCTTGGATGATG GTGATGCAGTGAAAGTGGATGAGAGCCTTTTCCAAAATCTGGAGGATCTGGACTTGGATGAtgaggatgatgatgatgacccAGATTTTAACCCCGATGACTCTGATGATAGTGCATAA